A window of the Pseudomonas fluorescens genome harbors these coding sequences:
- a CDS encoding LysR substrate-binding domain-containing protein: MNRNELRKADINLMVVFETLMLERNVTRAAEKLFLGQPTISSALNRLRTMLNDPLFIRVGHRMEPTARAEDIYRHLKPALDSLSVALSLTRDFDPAVSTMTFRIGLSDDVEFGLLPPLLRALRQEAPSVVFVVQHVDYWRIPDLLAAGDITVGISQTRGLPANAKRKLLRHIQPSILRADKSDTPLTLDEYCARPHVLVSHTANVSGYADEWLADIGRTRQVVLSVPQYSSLPALLAGTDLIASLPDYTAEAMAASGFLFKEPFPFKTPTLDLSMVWLSHVDSDPAERWLRSRLEQFMSERPVMSSLA; the protein is encoded by the coding sequence ATGAACCGCAATGAACTACGCAAGGCCGACATCAACCTGATGGTGGTGTTCGAGACCTTGATGCTCGAACGCAACGTGACGCGGGCGGCGGAGAAACTGTTTCTCGGCCAGCCGACCATCAGTTCGGCGCTCAATCGTCTGCGCACCATGCTTAACGATCCGTTGTTCATCCGCGTCGGCCATCGCATGGAGCCGACCGCCCGTGCCGAAGATATCTACCGCCACCTCAAGCCCGCGCTCGACTCACTGTCGGTGGCGCTGAGCCTGACTCGCGATTTCGATCCCGCCGTCAGCACCATGACGTTTCGCATCGGCTTGTCGGATGACGTCGAATTCGGCCTGTTGCCACCGCTGTTGCGCGCCTTGCGCCAGGAGGCGCCGAGCGTGGTGTTCGTGGTGCAACACGTCGATTACTGGCGGATTCCCGATCTGCTGGCCGCCGGCGATATCACCGTCGGCATCAGCCAGACCCGTGGCCTGCCGGCCAATGCCAAGCGCAAATTGCTGCGGCACATCCAGCCGAGCATCCTGCGCGCCGACAAATCCGACACGCCGCTGACCCTCGATGAATATTGCGCACGCCCCCATGTGCTGGTTTCCCACACCGCCAATGTCAGTGGCTACGCCGATGAGTGGCTGGCGGATATCGGTCGCACCCGTCAGGTGGTGTTGTCGGTGCCGCAGTACAGCTCGTTGCCGGCGCTGCTGGCCGGCACCGATCTGATCGCCAGCCTGCCGGACTACACCGCCGAAGCCATGGCTGCTTCCGGGTTCCTGTTCAAGGAGCCGTTCCCGTTCAAGACCCCGACTCTTGACCTGTCGATGGTCTGGCTCAGCCACGTCGACAGCGACCCGGCCGAGCGCTGGCTGCGTTCGCGGCTGGAGCAATTCATGAGTGAGCGGCCGGTGATGTCGTCGCTGGCGTGA
- a CDS encoding 5-carboxymethyl-2-hydroxymuconate Delta-isomerase — protein MPHLHMEYTANLPQLNADVALIRLNNTLVGSGQFGAEFDIKSRALKVETFKVGTAMNERAFVAVRLALLSGRSPEVKKQLSQSLLAVLQDLCEWPAGVEVQLSVELLDIDRESYNKTAIGV, from the coding sequence ATGCCACACCTGCACATGGAATACACCGCCAACCTGCCGCAGCTGAACGCCGACGTGGCGTTGATCCGGCTCAACAACACGCTGGTGGGTTCCGGTCAGTTCGGGGCGGAGTTCGATATCAAGAGCCGTGCGCTCAAGGTTGAAACCTTCAAGGTCGGCACCGCCATGAACGAGCGCGCCTTTGTGGCAGTGAGACTGGCCTTGCTCAGCGGTCGCTCCCCGGAGGTCAAGAAGCAACTGTCGCAGAGCCTGTTGGCCGTGTTGCAGGATCTGTGCGAATGGCCGGCCGGGGTCGAGGTGCAATTGAGTGTGGAACTGCTCGACATCGACCGCGAGTCCTACAACAAGACCGCCATCGGCGTGTAG
- a CDS encoding LysR family transcriptional regulator, with protein sequence MLNSNLLRKLDMQDLMVFVAVYEQSSVTDVSEALFVSQSTVSYCLKKLRTSFEDDLFVNTRTGMRPTYKASSMYGHVQKILESINLCHAGAPTFDPMAQPVTFNICAPEYFEQLILPRMLKRFDFDDLPVMVNMHKFETDVPVEELRDGSLDLVICFGPHFHRSHADLKSRMLLEDDLVCVFDKRATPLEPRLSLQAFTERRHVFPTPWTSTTNMVDGWLARQAQKRQIVARSNSYSAALKMITGTDFILTLPRRIQRLLTNDAVFNHCEAPNGLPGFTLDMQWSHNVDQDSANLWLREQVIKTCAELEAA encoded by the coding sequence ATGCTGAACAGTAACTTGCTTAGAAAGCTCGACATGCAGGATCTCATGGTGTTTGTCGCCGTGTATGAGCAAAGCAGCGTCACCGACGTGTCGGAGGCGCTGTTCGTCAGCCAGTCCACCGTCAGTTACTGCCTGAAAAAACTGCGCACCAGCTTCGAAGACGATTTGTTCGTCAACACCCGCACGGGCATGCGCCCGACCTACAAGGCCAGCAGCATGTATGGCCATGTGCAGAAAATCCTCGAAAGCATCAACCTCTGCCACGCCGGCGCCCCGACTTTCGATCCGATGGCGCAACCGGTGACCTTCAACATCTGCGCACCGGAATACTTCGAGCAACTGATTCTGCCGCGGATGTTGAAGCGCTTTGACTTCGATGACTTGCCGGTGATGGTCAACATGCACAAGTTCGAAACCGACGTGCCGGTCGAAGAGTTGCGCGACGGCAGCCTCGATCTGGTGATCTGCTTCGGCCCGCACTTCCATCGCAGCCACGCCGACCTGAAATCACGCATGCTGCTGGAAGATGACCTGGTTTGCGTGTTCGACAAACGCGCGACGCCGCTGGAGCCGCGCCTGAGCCTGCAAGCCTTCACCGAACGCCGGCATGTGTTCCCGACGCCATGGACGTCGACCACCAACATGGTCGACGGCTGGCTGGCGCGCCAGGCGCAGAAACGCCAGATCGTCGCCCGCTCCAACAGCTACAGCGCGGCGTTGAAGATGATCACCGGCACCGATTTCATACTGACCCTGCCCCGGCGGATCCAGCGTTTGCTGACCAACGACGCGGTATTCAACCACTGCGAGGCGCCGAACGGCTTGCCGGGTTTCACCCTCGACATGCAGTGGAGCCACAACGTCGATCAGGACAGCGCCAACCTCTGGCTGCGCGAGCAGGTCATCAAGACCTGCGCGGAGCTGGAAGCGGCCTGA
- a CDS encoding cyanate transporter, which translates to MENVRATARPAVWLMLGIILVALNLRPSMAAVGPLLSAIRGDMALSFSLAALLTLLPVMAMGLAMFFGMAVSQRLGEQRTVLLSLLIIGVATFSRLFLDSAGGLIASAILAGIGIALIQALMPALIKSRFPDNVALCMGLYVTSIMGGAALAASFAPWVLMQTGNWRAGLAAWAILALLAIPVWWTTRATSSDTIRAVVRKESFFTNSRAWLLAIFFGLGTASYTCVLAWLAPYYVEKGWSEQNAGLMLGFLTAMEVISGLVVPVIANHSRDRRLVLGALLGLIITGFLGLILSPQHLSLLWPCLLGLGIGGLFPMSLIVSLDHLDEPQRAGELTAFVQGIGYLIAGLSPLMAGMVRDQLGSFEWAWWSLTAVMALMLLMVLRFDPRHYARHMG; encoded by the coding sequence ATGGAAAACGTTCGCGCCACTGCCCGCCCCGCTGTCTGGCTGATGCTCGGCATCATCCTGGTCGCCCTCAACCTGCGCCCGTCGATGGCGGCGGTCGGGCCCTTGCTCTCGGCCATTCGCGGCGATATGGCGCTGAGTTTCAGTCTCGCAGCGTTACTGACGCTGCTACCGGTGATGGCGATGGGACTGGCGATGTTTTTCGGCATGGCGGTCAGTCAGCGCCTCGGTGAACAGCGCACGGTGCTGCTGTCGTTGTTGATCATTGGCGTGGCGACGTTTTCGCGATTGTTTCTCGACTCGGCGGGCGGATTGATCGCCAGCGCCATTCTGGCCGGAATCGGCATTGCACTGATCCAGGCCTTGATGCCCGCGCTGATCAAGTCGCGGTTTCCCGACAACGTGGCGCTGTGCATGGGTCTTTATGTCACTTCGATCATGGGCGGCGCGGCGCTGGCCGCTTCGTTCGCACCATGGGTGTTGATGCAGACCGGCAACTGGCGGGCGGGACTGGCTGCCTGGGCGATTCTGGCACTGCTCGCCATTCCTGTCTGGTGGACAACCCGCGCCACGTCATCGGACACCATCCGGGCTGTTGTCAGAAAAGAATCCTTCTTCACGAATTCCCGCGCCTGGCTGCTCGCGATCTTCTTCGGTCTCGGCACCGCGTCCTACACCTGCGTGCTCGCCTGGCTGGCGCCGTACTACGTGGAAAAGGGCTGGAGCGAACAAAACGCCGGCCTGATGCTGGGTTTTCTGACGGCCATGGAGGTGATTTCCGGGCTGGTGGTGCCGGTCATCGCCAATCACAGCCGTGACCGACGCCTGGTGCTTGGCGCCCTGCTCGGCCTGATCATCACCGGTTTTCTGGGGCTCATCCTCAGTCCGCAGCACCTGAGCCTGCTGTGGCCCTGCCTGCTCGGGCTGGGTATCGGCGGGTTGTTCCCGATGAGCCTGATCGTGTCCCTCGATCACCTCGACGAACCGCAACGTGCCGGCGAGCTGACCGCGTTCGTACAAGGCATCGGCTACCTGATTGCCGGGCTCTCGCCGCTGATGGCCGGGATGGTTCGCGATCAGTTGGGCAGCTTCGAGTGGGCCTGGTGGTCACTGACGGCGGTGATGGCGCTCATGCTGCTGATGGTGCTGCGTTTTGACCCACGGCATTACGCCCGGCACATGGGCTGA
- a CDS encoding phosphoethanolamine transferase produces MFKLKAVRPEWVTLFASAFLLAGFNFVLWQHLFDITAADGKGIAMRIAFGVMIFAAYNIVLTLLAFRPVLKPVLTLLFMVSAGVAYFMSQYGVMIDAGMFRNFAETNATEVRDLLSLKLLAYILFLGVLPSWLLWKVPVNYRRWHRELLSKVVVSLASVAVIGGVALANYQGLSSLFRNHHEIRLMLVPSNYIGASAGYLREQVVSAQQPFVTIGEDAQRNAAVQNHPRKSLTVLVVGESARAENFGILGYDRDTTPKLDKEAGLIAFTDVHSCGTETAVSVPCMFSNMGRKDYDASKAKNEEGLLDVLKRAGIDVIWRDNQSGCKGTCDRVTLQDVSNLKDPALCANSECRDEILLQGLQSFIDHLDKDTVLVLHQMGSHGPEYFKRYPKEYERFTPVCESNALNNCSRESIVNGYDNTLVYTDHVLSSLIDVLRSNQDKVDTAMLYLSDHGESLGEYNLFLHGTPYMLAPEQQKHVAMLAWFSDSYQKSYSVDTHCLQMSRDKPLSQDNLFHSMLGLLEVQSKVYQPDLDMFAGCRGAVIDGVLAKD; encoded by the coding sequence ATGTTCAAGTTAAAAGCCGTGCGCCCGGAATGGGTGACGTTGTTTGCCAGCGCCTTTCTTTTGGCCGGATTCAATTTCGTTCTCTGGCAACACCTGTTCGACATCACCGCTGCGGACGGCAAAGGCATTGCCATGCGCATTGCATTCGGTGTGATGATCTTCGCGGCTTATAATATCGTGCTGACGTTGCTGGCGTTTCGACCTGTTTTGAAACCTGTGTTGACGTTGTTGTTCATGGTCAGTGCCGGCGTGGCTTATTTCATGAGCCAATACGGTGTAATGATCGATGCAGGCATGTTTCGCAACTTTGCCGAAACCAATGCCACCGAAGTTCGCGACCTGCTGTCTTTGAAGTTGCTGGCTTATATCTTGTTTTTGGGTGTCTTGCCGTCCTGGTTGTTGTGGAAAGTTCCAGTCAACTATCGTCGCTGGCATCGCGAGTTATTAAGCAAAGTTGTGGTGAGCCTCGCGTCGGTTGCGGTCATTGGCGGCGTCGCGTTGGCCAATTATCAAGGGCTGTCGTCGCTGTTTCGCAATCACCACGAAATTCGCCTGATGCTGGTGCCGAGCAACTACATCGGCGCCTCGGCGGGTTATCTGCGCGAGCAGGTGGTATCGGCGCAGCAACCGTTCGTTACGATCGGCGAAGATGCCCAGCGTAACGCCGCCGTGCAGAACCATCCGCGCAAATCGCTGACGGTGCTGGTAGTTGGGGAAAGTGCCCGGGCGGAAAACTTCGGCATCCTCGGTTATGACCGCGACACCACGCCGAAACTGGACAAGGAGGCCGGCCTGATCGCCTTCACCGACGTGCATTCCTGCGGCACCGAAACCGCTGTGTCGGTGCCTTGCATGTTCTCCAACATGGGCCGCAAGGATTACGACGCCAGCAAGGCGAAGAATGAAGAAGGGCTGCTGGACGTACTCAAACGTGCCGGGATCGACGTGATCTGGCGCGACAACCAGTCCGGCTGCAAGGGCACCTGCGACCGCGTCACCCTGCAGGATGTCAGCAATCTGAAAGACCCGGCGCTGTGCGCCAACAGCGAATGCCGCGACGAGATATTGCTGCAAGGCCTGCAAAGCTTCATCGATCACCTGGACAAGGACACCGTGCTGGTCTTGCACCAGATGGGCAGCCACGGTCCGGAATACTTCAAACGCTATCCGAAGGAATACGAGCGCTTCACCCCGGTGTGTGAAAGCAATGCGCTGAACAATTGCAGCCGCGAAAGCATCGTCAACGGCTACGACAATACGTTGGTGTACACCGACCATGTGCTGTCGAGCCTGATCGATGTGCTGCGCAGCAATCAGGACAAGGTCGATACCGCCATGCTGTACCTGTCCGACCACGGCGAATCCCTGGGCGAGTACAACCTGTTCCTCCACGGCACGCCGTACATGCTGGCGCCTGAGCAACAAAAGCACGTGGCGATGCTGGCCTGGTTCTCCGACAGCTATCAGAAGTCCTACTCGGTCGACACTCATTGCCTGCAAATGAGCCGCGACAAACCGCTGAGTCAGGACAACCTGTTCCACTCGATGCTCGGTCTGCTGGAAGTGCAGAGCAAGGTCTACCAGCCGGATCTGGACATGTTCGCCGGCTGCCGGGGCGCGGTGATCGACGGGGTGCTGGCCAAGGACTGA
- the rnd gene encoding ribonuclease D gives MAIDIHWIRDNDSLAQFCAEWQQLPFVALDTEFMRVDTFYPIAGLLQVGDGKRAYLIDPLTINAWQPLAALLENPAVLKVLHACSEDLEVLLRLTGSLPAPLFDTQLAAAYLNLGFSMGYSRLVQEVLGIELPKGETRSDWLQRPLSDTQISYAAEDAVHLAEVFVQLRPKLSDDKFAWVLEDGAELVANLRRETDPYEVYREAKLAWKLSRAQLAVLRELCAWREREARARDLPRNRIVREHSLWPLARTQPDNLSALGKIEDMHPRTVRQDGEFLLDLIKRSGSVGPDQWPPAVPEPLPIEAAALIKQLRALGQAEAERLGIAPELMLRKKTLEALVKSGFPEGPYQLPDSLRGWRRELMGQKLLDSLATAGEQP, from the coding sequence GTGGCCATCGATATTCACTGGATTCGCGACAACGATAGCCTCGCGCAGTTTTGCGCCGAGTGGCAGCAGCTGCCGTTCGTTGCCCTCGACACCGAATTCATGCGGGTCGACACCTTCTACCCGATTGCCGGCCTGTTGCAGGTCGGCGACGGCAAACGCGCCTACTTGATCGACCCGCTGACCATCAACGCCTGGCAACCCTTGGCCGCGTTGCTGGAAAACCCGGCGGTGCTCAAAGTCCTGCACGCCTGCAGCGAAGACCTCGAAGTCCTGCTGCGCCTGACCGGCAGCCTGCCGGCGCCGCTGTTCGACACCCAACTCGCCGCTGCCTATCTGAACCTCGGGTTCTCGATGGGCTATTCGCGTCTGGTGCAGGAAGTGCTCGGCATCGAACTGCCGAAGGGCGAAACCCGTTCCGACTGGTTGCAGCGTCCATTGTCCGACACGCAAATCAGCTATGCCGCCGAAGACGCCGTGCATCTGGCGGAGGTTTTCGTACAACTGCGTCCGAAACTGTCTGACGACAAATTCGCCTGGGTACTGGAGGACGGCGCCGAACTGGTCGCCAACCTGCGCCGCGAGACCGATCCGTACGAGGTATACCGCGAGGCCAAACTGGCGTGGAAACTGTCCCGCGCCCAACTCGCTGTGCTGCGTGAGCTGTGTGCCTGGCGTGAGCGCGAGGCCCGCGCCCGCGATCTGCCGCGCAATCGCATCGTGCGTGAACACTCGCTGTGGCCGCTGGCCCGGACCCAACCGGACAACCTCAGCGCGCTGGGCAAGATCGAAGACATGCACCCGCGTACCGTGCGTCAGGACGGCGAGTTTCTGCTTGATCTGATCAAGCGCTCTGGCAGTGTGGGGCCTGATCAATGGCCGCCAGCCGTGCCGGAGCCGCTGCCGATCGAAGCCGCCGCGCTGATCAAACAGCTGCGGGCGCTCGGTCAGGCCGAAGCTGAACGTCTGGGCATCGCGCCGGAATTGATGCTGCGCAAGAAAACCCTCGAAGCGCTGGTCAAAAGCGGCTTCCCCGAGGGCCCTTACCAATTGCCTGATTCGCTGCGTGGCTGGCGCCGCGAATTGATGGGCCAGAAGCTGCTCGACAGCCTGGCCACCGCCGGAGAACAGCCTTGA
- a CDS encoding YcgL domain-containing protein, protein MKRICSIYQSSKKSGMYLYVLKSDALERVPEGLMAAFGKAKHSFDLVLTPERKLASEDIAVVLENLDKQGYHLQMPPAEEEYIEHLPEELLRRNDPV, encoded by the coding sequence TTGAAACGTATTTGTTCCATTTATCAAAGTTCGAAGAAAAGCGGCATGTACCTGTACGTGCTCAAGAGCGATGCGCTGGAGCGTGTGCCGGAAGGTCTGATGGCGGCGTTCGGCAAGGCGAAGCACTCCTTCGATCTGGTGCTGACCCCCGAGCGCAAGCTGGCCAGCGAAGACATCGCCGTGGTCCTGGAAAACCTCGACAAGCAGGGCTACCACCTGCAAATGCCGCCGGCCGAGGAAGAGTACATCGAGCACTTGCCCGAAGAGTTGCTGCGACGCAACGATCCGGTCTGA
- a CDS encoding D-2-hydroxyacid dehydrogenase, which produces MRVLIAEHDHAIYARLLRQAAPELEVLTSGDSAELARQAVDCPVWLGQPDLLATLLRQGHQPQWLQSTWAGITPLLADGLRRDYRLTRAVGIFGQVMAEYVLTYMLGHEREVLARLVSQVERKWDNRTGQSLVGRKVLIVGTGDIGQSVAQFLLPFGVELYGIASSAREQAPFVEVGSMADLPRLVGEADYVVNLLPNTEHTHDIYDAALFKQFKPTGLFINAGRGVAVVDADLVEALKEGHLAGAVIDVCRQEPLPQRHPFWTAWGLLLTGHSSAPTSPPMMVQLFLDNLRAYQAGEALRGEVDFARGY; this is translated from the coding sequence ATGCGCGTTCTGATTGCTGAACACGACCACGCGATATACGCCCGACTGCTGCGTCAGGCGGCCCCGGAGCTTGAAGTGCTGACCAGCGGCGACTCCGCCGAACTGGCCCGCCAGGCCGTCGATTGCCCGGTGTGGCTGGGCCAGCCGGATCTGCTGGCAACCCTATTGCGTCAAGGCCACCAGCCACAATGGCTGCAATCGACCTGGGCCGGGATCACGCCGCTGCTGGCCGACGGCCTGCGCCGGGATTACCGCCTGACCCGGGCGGTCGGCATTTTCGGCCAGGTCATGGCTGAATACGTGCTGACCTACATGCTCGGCCACGAGCGCGAAGTGCTGGCGCGACTGGTCAGCCAGGTCGAGCGCAAGTGGGACAACCGCACCGGCCAGAGTCTGGTCGGACGCAAAGTGCTGATCGTCGGCACCGGTGACATCGGCCAGAGCGTGGCGCAGTTCCTGCTGCCGTTCGGCGTCGAGTTGTACGGCATCGCCAGCAGCGCCCGCGAGCAGGCGCCGTTTGTCGAAGTCGGTTCGATGGCTGACCTGCCTCGGCTGGTCGGCGAGGCGGATTACGTGGTCAATCTGCTGCCCAATACCGAGCACACCCACGACATCTACGACGCTGCGCTGTTCAAGCAATTCAAGCCGACCGGTTTGTTCATCAACGCCGGGCGCGGTGTCGCGGTGGTCGATGCGGATCTGGTCGAAGCGTTGAAGGAAGGCCATCTGGCTGGCGCAGTGATCGACGTCTGCCGTCAGGAACCGTTGCCGCAACGACATCCGTTCTGGACCGCGTGGGGCTTGCTGTTGACCGGACACAGCTCGGCGCCGACCTCGCCGCCGATGATGGTGCAGCTGTTTCTGGATAACTTGCGGGCGTATCAGGCGGGAGAAGCGTTGCGCGGGGAAGTGGATTTCGCACGCGGTTACTGA